One segment of Chlorocebus sabaeus isolate Y175 chromosome 24, mChlSab1.0.hap1, whole genome shotgun sequence DNA contains the following:
- the TRMT5 gene encoding tRNA (guanine(37)-N(1))-methyltransferase isoform X2, translating into MTLALSAANSDDVIEDQLIHSRPTSDRYRSGRILWRPFGFSRRLLKLERHSITESKSLIPLAWTSLTQTLSESPGIFLLGQRKRFSTMPEIETHERDSELFSPPSDVRGMTKLDRTAFKKTVNIPVLKVRKEIVSRLMRSLRRAALQRPGIKRVIEDPEDKESRLILLDPYKIFTHDSFEKAELSILEQLNVSPQISKYNLELTYENFKSEEILRAVLPEGQDVTSGFSRVGHIAHLNLRDHQLPFKQLIGQVMIDKNPGITSAVNKINNIDNMYRNFHMEVLSGEQNMMTKVRENKYTYEFDFSKVYWNPRLSTEHSRITELLKPGDVLFDVFAGVGPFAIPVAKKNCTVFANDLNPESHKWLLHNCKLNKVDQKVKIFNLDGKDFLQGPVKEELMQLLGLSKERKPSVHIVMNLPAKAIEFLSAFKWLLDGQPCSNEFLPIVHCYSFSKDANPAEDVRQRAGAVLGISLEACSSVHLVRNVAPNKEMLCISFQIPAAVLYKNQTKNPENHEDPPLKRQRTAEAFSDEKTQIASNT; encoded by the exons ATGACGCTCGCCCTCTCCGCGGCGAATAGTGATGATGTCATAGAAGACCAACTCATCCACTCGCGACCCACATCCGATCGGTACCGGAGCGGGAG gatCTTATGGAGGCCATTTGGATTCTCAAGAAGACTTCTGAAACTGGAACGCCATAGCATAACTGAATCAAAATCGTTGATTCCACTAGCTTGGACATCCCTGACACAGACGCTTTCGGAATCACCTGGTATTTTCTTACTGGGTCAAAGAAAAAGATTCTCAACCATGCCAGAAATAGAAACACATGAGAGAGACTCTGAATTGTTTTCACCACCCTCTGATGTCCGAGGCATGACAAAACTTGATAGAAcagcttttaaaaagacagtCAACATTCCAGTGCTTAAAGTGAGGAAAGAAATAGTCAGTAGATTGATGCGATCCCTAAGAAGGGCAGCGTTGCAGCGCCCAGGCATAAAACGTGTGATTGAAGATCCAGAAGATAAAGAAAGTAGACTAATCTTGTTGGATCCCTATAAAATATTTACTCATGATTcctttgaaaaagcagaactCAGTATTTTAGAGCAGCTTAATGTCAGTCCACAGATCTCTAAATATAATTTGGAACTAACATATGAAAACTTTAAGTCAGAAGAAATCTTGAGAGCTGTGCTTCCTGAAGGTCAGGATGTAACTTCAGGATTTAGCAGAGTTGGACATATTGCACACCTGAACCTTCGAGATCATCAACTGCCTTTCAAACAGTTAATTG gcCAGGTTATGATTGACAAAAATCCAGGAATCACCTcagcagtaaataaaataaataatattgacaATATGTACCGAAATTTCCATATGGAAGTGCTATCTGGAGAGCAGAACATGAtgacaaag GTTCGAGAAAACAAGTATACCTAtgaatttgatttttcaaaagtcTATTGGAATCCCCGTCTGTCTACAGAACACAGCCGTATCACAGAGCTTCTCAAGCCTGGGGATGTCCTATTTGATGTTTTTGCTGGGGTTGGGCCCTTTGCCATTCCAGTAGCAAAGAAAAACTGCACTGTATTTGCCAATGATCTCAATCCTGAATCTCACAAATGGCTGTTGCACAACTGTAAATTAAATAAAGTGGACCAAAAGGTGAAAATCTTCAACTTGGATGGGAAAGACTTCCTCCAAGGACCAGTCAAAGAAGAGTTAATGCAGCTGCTGGgtctgtcaaaagaaagaaaaccctctGTGCACATTGTCATGAACTTGCCAGCAAAAGCTATAGAGTTTCTTAGTGCTTTCAAATGGCTTTTAGATGGACAGCCATGCAGCAATGAGTTCCTTCCCATAGTGcactgttacagcttttccaAAGATGCTAACCCTGCTGAGGATGTTCGGCAAAGGGCTGGAGCTGTGTTAGGCATTTCTCTGGAGGCATGCAGTTCAGTTCACCTGGTAAGAAATGTGGCCCCAAACAAGGAAATGCTGTGCATCAGCTTTCAGATTCCTGCTGCTGTACTCTACAAGAACCAGACCAAAAATCCAG AGAATCATGAAGATCCACCTCTTAAACGGCAGAGGACAGCTGAAGCCTTTTCAGACGAAAAAACACAAATTGCTTCAAACACTTAA
- the TRMT5 gene encoding tRNA (guanine(37)-N(1))-methyltransferase isoform X1, protein MVLWILWRPFGFSRRLLKLERHSITESKSLIPLAWTSLTQTLSESPGIFLLGQRKRFSTMPEIETHERDSELFSPPSDVRGMTKLDRTAFKKTVNIPVLKVRKEIVSRLMRSLRRAALQRPGIKRVIEDPEDKESRLILLDPYKIFTHDSFEKAELSILEQLNVSPQISKYNLELTYENFKSEEILRAVLPEGQDVTSGFSRVGHIAHLNLRDHQLPFKQLIGQVMIDKNPGITSAVNKINNIDNMYRNFHMEVLSGEQNMMTKVRENKYTYEFDFSKVYWNPRLSTEHSRITELLKPGDVLFDVFAGVGPFAIPVAKKNCTVFANDLNPESHKWLLHNCKLNKVDQKVKIFNLDGKDFLQGPVKEELMQLLGLSKERKPSVHIVMNLPAKAIEFLSAFKWLLDGQPCSNEFLPIVHCYSFSKDANPAEDVRQRAGAVLGISLEACSSVHLVRNVAPNKEMLCISFQIPAAVLYKNQTKNPENHEDPPLKRQRTAEAFSDEKTQIASNT, encoded by the exons ATGGTGCTTTG gatCTTATGGAGGCCATTTGGATTCTCAAGAAGACTTCTGAAACTGGAACGCCATAGCATAACTGAATCAAAATCGTTGATTCCACTAGCTTGGACATCCCTGACACAGACGCTTTCGGAATCACCTGGTATTTTCTTACTGGGTCAAAGAAAAAGATTCTCAACCATGCCAGAAATAGAAACACATGAGAGAGACTCTGAATTGTTTTCACCACCCTCTGATGTCCGAGGCATGACAAAACTTGATAGAAcagcttttaaaaagacagtCAACATTCCAGTGCTTAAAGTGAGGAAAGAAATAGTCAGTAGATTGATGCGATCCCTAAGAAGGGCAGCGTTGCAGCGCCCAGGCATAAAACGTGTGATTGAAGATCCAGAAGATAAAGAAAGTAGACTAATCTTGTTGGATCCCTATAAAATATTTACTCATGATTcctttgaaaaagcagaactCAGTATTTTAGAGCAGCTTAATGTCAGTCCACAGATCTCTAAATATAATTTGGAACTAACATATGAAAACTTTAAGTCAGAAGAAATCTTGAGAGCTGTGCTTCCTGAAGGTCAGGATGTAACTTCAGGATTTAGCAGAGTTGGACATATTGCACACCTGAACCTTCGAGATCATCAACTGCCTTTCAAACAGTTAATTG gcCAGGTTATGATTGACAAAAATCCAGGAATCACCTcagcagtaaataaaataaataatattgacaATATGTACCGAAATTTCCATATGGAAGTGCTATCTGGAGAGCAGAACATGAtgacaaag GTTCGAGAAAACAAGTATACCTAtgaatttgatttttcaaaagtcTATTGGAATCCCCGTCTGTCTACAGAACACAGCCGTATCACAGAGCTTCTCAAGCCTGGGGATGTCCTATTTGATGTTTTTGCTGGGGTTGGGCCCTTTGCCATTCCAGTAGCAAAGAAAAACTGCACTGTATTTGCCAATGATCTCAATCCTGAATCTCACAAATGGCTGTTGCACAACTGTAAATTAAATAAAGTGGACCAAAAGGTGAAAATCTTCAACTTGGATGGGAAAGACTTCCTCCAAGGACCAGTCAAAGAAGAGTTAATGCAGCTGCTGGgtctgtcaaaagaaagaaaaccctctGTGCACATTGTCATGAACTTGCCAGCAAAAGCTATAGAGTTTCTTAGTGCTTTCAAATGGCTTTTAGATGGACAGCCATGCAGCAATGAGTTCCTTCCCATAGTGcactgttacagcttttccaAAGATGCTAACCCTGCTGAGGATGTTCGGCAAAGGGCTGGAGCTGTGTTAGGCATTTCTCTGGAGGCATGCAGTTCAGTTCACCTGGTAAGAAATGTGGCCCCAAACAAGGAAATGCTGTGCATCAGCTTTCAGATTCCTGCTGCTGTACTCTACAAGAACCAGACCAAAAATCCAG AGAATCATGAAGATCCACCTCTTAAACGGCAGAGGACAGCTGAAGCCTTTTCAGACGAAAAAACACAAATTGCTTCAAACACTTAA